The proteins below are encoded in one region of Helianthus annuus cultivar XRQ/B chromosome 2, HanXRQr2.0-SUNRISE, whole genome shotgun sequence:
- the LOC118485963 gene encoding photosystem I P700 chlorophyll a apoprotein A1-like: MIIRSPEPEVKILVDRDHIKTSFEEWARPSHFSRTIAKGPETTTWIWNLHADAHDFDSHTSDLEEISRKVFSAHFGQLSIIFLWLSGMYFHGARFSNYEAWLSDPTHIGPSAQVVWPIVGQEILNGDVGGGFRGIQITSGFFRASGITSELQLYCTATGALIFAALMLFAGWFHYHKAAPKLAWFQDVESMLNHHLAGLLGLGSQKKVLALATLEPFLGLQATSSTSKIRVALHIMKSINNNIVNCANNQN; this comes from the coding sequence ATGATTATTCGTTCGCCGGAACCAGAAGTAAAAATTTTGGTAGATAGGGATCACATAAAAACTTCATTCGAGGAATGGGCTAGACCGAGTCATTTCTCAAGAACAATAGCTAAAGGCCCTGAAACTACCACTTGGATCTGGAACCTACATGCTGATGCTCACGATTTCGATAGCCATACCAGTGATTTGGAGGAGATCTCTCGAAAAGTATTTAGTGCGCATTTCGGTCAACTCTCCATCATCTTCCTTTGGCTGAGTGGCATGTATTTCCACGGTGCTCGTTTTTCCAATTATGAAGCATGGCTAAGCGATCCGACTCACATTGGGCCTAGTGCCCAGGTGGTTTGGCCGATAGTGGGCCAAGAAATATTGAATGGTGATGTGGGCGGGGGCTTCCGAGGAATACAAATAACCTCTGGGTTTTTTCGAGCATCTGGAATAACTAGCGAATTACAACTCTATTGTACCGCAACTGGTGCATTGATCTTTGCAGCGTTAATGCTTTTTGCTGGTTGGTTTCATTATCATAAAGCTGCTCCAAAATTGGCTTGGTTTCAAGATGTAGAATCTATGTTGAATCACCATTTAGCGGGGCTACTAGGACTTGGGTCTCAAAAAAAGGTTCTAGCGCTGGCCACGCTAGAACCTTTTCTTGGCCTACAAGCCACCAGCTCCACCTCAAAGATAAGAGTTGCACTGCACATTATGAAGTCCATCAATAACAATATAGTCAACTGTGCTAATAATCAAAACTAG